In the genome of Colwellia sp. PAMC 21821, the window TTGCTTTTGACGTACTTGAAAATGGTTTGCTAGCAAAAAAACGTGAGTTTTATAATACTCAGCACCTTATTGGTAAAGAAGGAGAGCAAGGTTACCCTGACGGAATGGCAGTACACTCTAGTGGTGTTATTTTCGCAACAGGTCCTGGCGGTGTTTGGTTGTTCGATAAACAAGGTGTGGTATTAGCAAAAATAAAAACAGGGCTGTTTACCTCCAATTGTGCGTTCAGTACTGATGAAAAATACTTATTTATTACCGCAGATGATTACTTGTTGAGCATCCCACTTAATAAGTAAACTAAAATTCATAGCAACAATAAATAGCAACAATAAATAGCAACAATAAATAGAAATAAACGTATATAAATTTGATGAGCTAAGCATGGATAAACAACAATCTAGACGAAACATACTGAAAATGTTAACTGCAAGTGTCGCCACTAGCAGTGTAGGTTGTTCGTTAATCACTGAAACACCACAGCAGCCTAAAATGCTATCAACATCGAAGCAAGATAACTGGTCTAAAACCTTCGATAGAACATGGTTAGGTGGTGAGTATTGGGCTAATCCAATGGAAGATTGGCATATTGTTGATGGCGGAGCCGAATGTAAAAATAGCAGTGGTAGCCGCACAGTTCATTCACTAACTCACCAGATTAAATATACCGCTAAAGCTTTTAAGGTCTCTGTTGTTGTAAAAGCTATTGGCACCCATAACAACGTGGGTGGGTTTGGAATACGTTTAGGTGTACGCAATGAAATTGATGAATATCGAAGTAATTGTTTTGTTCAAAAAGGCTTAGATATTGGCATTATCGGTAATAAGCTTTCCATTGATGGCAAAACAACTGCAATGAAAATGTCAATCGATGATAATGACATTGAATTGTTATTAACTGCAACACCGCAAGCGGGTGTAATGATACTTTCATTAGATGCTAGGTTAATAGCTTCCAATCAGTCTATTGGTCAATTAACCCATATGATTAGCGCTGACAAAGTAGTTGGTAACCTTGCTGTTGTAAGTAATTTCGCCTTGCGATCAAATGCACCAAAAACCGGAAATAATTGCTACAGATTTACGCATTGGGTAATGAGCGGTGATGCATTTGAGGTTAATCTAGATAACAAGTTTGGACCCATTTTATGGTCTATGTATTCTTTAAACGATACTCGATCATCAGAAGGTTTTGTTTTAAAATTAAGTGCAATTACTGGCCCATTGGGACATGAAGATAATCAGGTAGTTGAATTGCAAGTAAAGCGTTGTGGTTTATGGGAATCACTAGGGACAAGTCAATTAGACCCCGATGCATGGGTTGCTAGCTTTAGAATTGCCAATTGGGATGAAAAGACACAAGTAGAATACAGAGTTATCTATAGAGAAAAACACAATGATGGTAGTGAAACTCCTGATGTTTGGTCAGGAAAAATAATTGCTAACCCAAGTGCCAGACCACTCAGGATGGCCGCGCTAACTTGTCAAAATGATTATAGTTTTCCTTATGCTCCAGTTGTTAAAAATGTTCAAGTATTATCACCAGACATAGTGTTCTTTTCAGGTGATCAAATTTATGAGAGTCATGGTGGTTTTGGCATTGTCAGAGCACCATTTGAATCAGCGATAACTAATTATTTAAGGAAATTCTATCAGTTTGGTTGGGCTTTTAGAGAGATAATGCGAGATCGCCCAACCCTTTGTTTGCCGGACGATCATGACGTATTGCAAGGTAACTTATGGGGTGAGGGGGCGCTTTGAAAAAAGACCCCGCTGCTGATCCTACGGCTTCATTAACCGGTGGTTATATTGAAACGGTTCGCTTTGTTAATGCAGTACACCTAACTTGTACAAGCCATCATCCTGACCCTTATGATCCAACACCAAACCCGAGTGGTATCAGTTGTTACTATAGCGATATGGTTTTTGGCGATGTTGGTTTTGCAATACTCGCTGACCGGCAATGGAAAAGTGGCCCAGAGCAGGCAAATGCAATTGTAGGTGAAACAGGTGTTGATGAAGATCCACAATTTATTAATCCAGCCATTAATCCACCCGATCCTCAGTTACTCGGTGAGAGACAGGAAAAATTTTTTGAAAAGTGGGCAGCCGATTGGCGAGGCCATAAATTAAAAGCGGTTTTAAGCCAAACAGTTTTTGCTGGTATTTCGACCCATCAACCGACACCTCAGCGCTACCTTAAATATGACTTTGATAGCAGTGGTTGGCCTGCGCCCGCCAGAGATAAAGCCGTTAATATTATGCGTAAATCTATGGCATTGCATATTTGTGGTGATACACATTTGGGCTCTTTGGCCCAATATGGTGTAGCACAGCAGAGGGATAGTAATTGGTCGTTTTGTACACCAGCTATTTCAGCGGGTTGGCCAAGGTGGTGGATGCCTGATCAGATAGGTATTCCTCATAAAAATAGACCCTCCCATCGCCTTGATCAAACGGGTGAATATATTGATGCTTTTGGCAACAAAATATATGTTTATGCGGTCGGTATTCCTGAAGTAGGTAAATCTAAAAATCGTTATATAAAGGCGCACGAAAAAGGCAGTGGTTTCGGTTTTATTACCTTTGACACACAAAAGTTAACCTATACTATGCAGGCATTTCGTTACTTGGTAGATGTATCTGATGGTAATGAGCATAACCAGTTTCCTGGTTGGCCCGTCACCATAAATCAAAAAGAAAATATTGGAGAGAATAGACTCGGTTAGATATTCATAGCGAATATTTTTATTAATTAAACTCAATAAAAATATTCGCGGTTAATCTGCCTGTTTTAGGATCGTTATTTACATCGTTTAATGGCTGCTTAATATAAGCAGAATGTAGCAAGGTCGAAGGGTAAATAACTAATCTATTAGCTTTATATTCAATCACTTCTATTAATTCATAGTGTGAAGTACTGTCAGTAAAATATTTTTGTTGTGGATTACCATTAGTATTAATAAAAGCTTGTGCTTGAGCGAGATAATGCGGTTTTCTCTGTTCAGTAATGTTTTCATATCCCGTAGGTTTATGCCGGTAAATTGCTGTACCACCAAAATCCCCAGCATTTAAGTAATGCATCACCGCAAAGCTGTACTTTAGGTTATTATCAAAGTGAGGAATACATTGCAGTAGTTCAAGATCTTTTTCTTCTTGAGCCAGCAATGAATATCGTCCATCTTTTGGGTATAAGGTAAGCTCACGAGGTACTTTAAGTGCTTGATAAAAAATAGGAGCTATCGCATTAAGCACTGCCATCCCGTAATCTGAACCTACCGGTGAACATACGCCAGGGTAATAATTATTATGCGCTTTACCTGCTAAGTATTTCGAATGTACCGCCTCTTTAATTGCTTGTGATGTAGTAACTAAAAAGTCGTCAATAATGATAACAGGGGTCTTTTCATCGCCTACCTGTAGTAAAGTGTTTTTACTCTTTCTATTGATTTCGTACATAAATTTTACTTAATTGAGCTAAGTGTTAAGTCAAGGTAACTTTGTTAGGTAATATTCCAGCCACTTCGCAGCTAAACAATTGCACACTGCCACCATCTTCTTCATGTTCTGGTGTTAATGAAGCCGTGGTTACTAGCATGGTTTTTAAATCTTTTCCGCCAAAGCATATGTTAGTGACTTGCGAGGCATTTAATTGAAAGAATTGAGATAACACACCATCAGGTGAAATACGTGCAATACCATTGCCGTCCCAACGGGCGCTCCAAATAAAACCTTCACTGTCAGTAGTTCCACCATCAGGGTGACCATATTTATCGGCTAATTTACTAAATACTCGTTGGTTAGCTATTGATGACATCTGGATATCAAAGTCACAGGCAAATATTTCATTAGTAAAAGAGTCAGCGTAGTAAAATGTCTTATTATCGAGAGAAAATGTGGCTAAATTGAAAATAGCGATAGCTTCTTTTTCAATTGAAATTGCTTTGTTAGGTGTTATTTTGAATAAGCGGCCAAATTTACCCATTTCTAACTCTTTACCGTTAGCATCTGGGCTCATTAACATGGTGCCTAACCAAATATTGCCGTTGATATCGACACAGCCATCATTAATGCGTAAATTTTTGTTAGGTTCAACGTCAAGCCACAACTCCCAGCTTTGTTTTTTTACATCAAATAAGTATAAACCATCA includes:
- a CDS encoding DUF6445 family protein, encoding MYEINRKSKNTLLQVGDEKTPVIIIDDFLVTTSQAIKEAVHSKYLAGKAHNNYYPGVCSPVGSDYGMAVLNAIAPIFYQALKVPRELTLYPKDGRYSLLAQEEKDLELLQCIPHFDNNLKYSFAVMHYLNAGDFGGTAIYRHKPTGYENITEQRKPHYLAQAQAFINTNGNPQQKYFTDSTSHYELIEVIEYKANRLVIYPSTLLHSAYIKQPLNDVNNDPKTGRLTANIFIEFN
- a CDS encoding SMP-30/gluconolactonase/LRE family protein, which produces MTLNLEKKHNIKCGLAEGCIWSAMDNAFYWVDIVKSHLYKYSLTDDSLQCYDTPQQPANIMLTQFSDLLLVSLFDGLYLFDVKKQSWELWLDVEPNKNLRINDGCVDINGNIWLGTMLMSPDANGKELEMGKFGRLFKITPNKAISIEKEAIAIFNLATFSLDNKTFYYADSFTNEIFACDFDIQMSSIANQRVFSKLADKYGHPDGGTTDSEGFIWSARWDGNGIARISPDGVLSQFFQLNASQVTNICFGGKDLKTMLVTTASLTPEHEEDGGSVQLFSCEVAGILPNKVTLT